The sequence below is a genomic window from Croceicoccus marinus.
ACCAATTCCAATCCGGTCCCGGATGTGTGTCCGGGCGGCGCGCCACGCGGGATACGACCCTGCAAGCCGATGGATCGGCGATCTGGTCTATCCGGCGGAATCGCGCCTGAAGTCGGAAGAAGAGGATGGAAATCGTTCGCCCGTGGGCCCTTCTCGAGAGCCGTCGGCCGGGGGCCGACTTGCAGTACGCCAGATAATCCATCCACCCGACGATCGTCACGCTAGCACCGGCGGGACCGTTCGGCAATATAAAGCCACGATGCGGTTAGATCGTTTGCAGGAATTGCCGGTTTTTCATGCCGGGTTTTTCATGCCGGGGCCCAAGCGCCCATCTTGTGCGCGGCGGTTCGGGCGGGCAAGTCCGCCGGTAATGGACGAGCCGGTACTGCAACTGGAGAAGGGGGACGAGGCGGGCTCGCGGCTTCGCCGTGCGCTGCCCATGCCGGGATGGCAGGCGCCCCTATCGCTAATGCTGGGCATCGCCGCCGGATTGCTGCTGCTCGCGGCGTTTCCTGCCGGAGGGCGGGGGGAGGCGCTGGTCACCATGGCCATGCCCGAATCGCGTTCGATGGCCATGCCGCGCATCAGTGCGGGCAGGGCGGGGAACGCGGCTCCGCTGGTGGTGATCGATGCGGGGCATGGCGGCTTCGATCCCGGCGCGACCGGCCCCAGCGGACTGGCCGAGAAGGATGTCGTCCTTCCTATCGCGCTGGCATTGCGCGAACGCCTGCTGGAACTCGGCGCGGTGCGGGTGGCGCTGACGCGGGAAGGGGACCGCTTCCTGCCGCTGGAGGAGCGGGTCGCGCTGGCCGAATCGCTGGAGCCGGACCTGTTCGTGTCGATCCACGCTGACAGCGCGCCGGTCGAGGAAGCGCGCGGCGCCAATGTCTATGTGCTGTCACCCCGCGCCAGCGATGCCGAGGCAATGGCACTGGCGCGTGACTTCAACGCCGCGGACGGCGCGGCGGATACCGGCGACGCCGCGCTGGGCGATGTCGAGGCAGTGCTGGCCGAGCTGGCGCGGCGCGAGACCACGCTGGGATCTGCGCGGATCGCCGACCGGCTGGAATCGCGGATCCGCGCGGCCATGCCGGTGCATGGCAGGTTCCGGCGCGGGGCCAACCTGGTGGTGCTTCGCTCGGCACGCATGCCATCGATCCTGTTCGAGGCGGGCTATATCAGCAATGCCGAGGATGCGGCGCGCATCGGCAGCGAGGCCGGGCGCGAGGCGATCGTCGATGCGATGGCCGGCGCGATCACCGCGGGACTGCTGGCGGTCGATCGCTAGGTCATGGTGCCATGCAGATTATCCCCCGCGCATCGCCTTGTTCAGCGTGACGTCAGTCCGTTTCGTCTTTTATCTTGCGCGAACCCCATGCTAGTGCCGCCCCGATCATGAGCCCGACCGAGCAATCCCCGAACACCACCGCCCAACGAAACGCCGACCAAGGCATTGCCGGACGCATCGGCCGCGGGTTTTCCGCCGCCTGGTCCGGCTTCGTCCGCAAGTGGCGTGAAAGCCGCCTGTTCAAGGCGGTCGCCGTGCTGCTCATCGGCGCGATGCTGCTGTTCGCTGCGGGCTATGCGTGGCTGGGCGCGGGGCTGCCGTCCGCTGACCGACTTCTGACTTATCAACCCGCGCTGCCCACCATGGTGCGCGGCGCTGACGGCGAGATCGTCAACAGCTATGCGCGCGAGCGGCGGGTGCAGCTGCGCTATGTCGATTTCCCCGAGCAGTTGCAGAACGCCTTCCTGGCGGCCGAGGACAAGACGTTCTGGTCGCATGGCGGCGTCGATATCGGCGGGCTGGCGGGCGCGGTCGTCGACTATGTCTCGAAGATGGGCTCGGGCGAGCGCGCCAAGGGCGGATCGACTATCACCCAGCAGGTGGCGAAGAACATCCTGGTGGGCGATGAATATTCGATCACCCGCAAGCTGAAGGAAATGATCCTCGCCCAGCGGATCGAGGGCGTGC
It includes:
- a CDS encoding N-acetylmuramoyl-L-alanine amidase family protein yields the protein MDEPVLQLEKGDEAGSRLRRALPMPGWQAPLSLMLGIAAGLLLLAAFPAGGRGEALVTMAMPESRSMAMPRISAGRAGNAAPLVVIDAGHGGFDPGATGPSGLAEKDVVLPIALALRERLLELGAVRVALTREGDRFLPLEERVALAESLEPDLFVSIHADSAPVEEARGANVYVLSPRASDAEAMALARDFNAADGAADTGDAALGDVEAVLAELARRETTLGSARIADRLESRIRAAMPVHGRFRRGANLVVLRSARMPSILFEAGYISNAEDAARIGSEAGREAIVDAMAGAITAGLLAVDR